The following are encoded together in the Gouania willdenowi chromosome 14, fGouWil2.1, whole genome shotgun sequence genome:
- the medag gene encoding mesenteric estrogen-dependent adipogenesis protein, with product MLINNTSSYPLLTVTEVGEFLRNPPAGFTVETLLHTGYRVHSTAEDSLVLIDDFQTCTGDWVDFQQSMGRAVKMHNLWEYTSMRRSLLSKRIYLLMSACEQNVSVNNNNKKKKDTEVTVLKQFIVSLNGNNPLIQWQMEKGLDWTISSVAGESYKVDIDLTDALENWAELNNITEDFSGVKIVWRDASFTLKYYSDALFDFPHWFGFSKRNFKVRLT from the exons ATGCTGATAAACAACACGTCCTCCTACCCGCTGCTGACCGTGACGGAGGTGGGAGAGTTTCTGCGGAATCCTCCCGCGGGTTTCACCGTCGAGACTCTCCTCCACACGGGCTACAGAGTCCACAGCACGGCCGAGGACTCTCTGGTCCTCATCGATGACTTCCAGACCTGTACGGGCGACTGGGTAGATTTCCAGCAGTCAATGGGAAG agctgttaaaatgcataatttaTGGGAGTACACGAGCATGAGGAGGAGTCTCCTGTCTAAGAGGATTTATCTGCTCATGTCAGCGTGTGAACAAAATGTCTCagtgaacaacaacaacaagaagaagaaagacaCTGAAGTCACAG TGCTGAAGCAGTTCATCGTGTCCCTTAATGGAAACAATCCTTTGATCCAGTGGCAGATGGAGAAAGGCCTGGACTGGACCATCTCCTCTGTGGCTGGGGAAAGTTACAAAGTAGAT ATCGACTTGACCGATGCGCTTGAAAACTGGGCAGAACTAAACAACATCACAGAGGATTTTTCAGGAGTCAAAATAGTCTGGAGAGACGCCTCCTTCACCCTGAAGTACTATTCAGACGCTCTGTTTGACTTCCCACATTGGTTCGGCTTCAGCAAAAGGAACTTCAAG GTTAGACTGACATGA
- the b3glctb gene encoding beta-1,3-glucosyltransferase yields the protein MWVSYMINGYKVVVVFLLLLGLSAVDTHTGDSHAEELQEHSVHRSVGLDEVVIVIQSQRNSFHARRGGQRKVEILQEALNLGQEIPTVLLLHELSEYEGDWSIIPVLPHLSATRSQSASWFVFIEEETKVTLPALLQVLSRYQDKKEWFLGKRLHDNEASIIHHYAFSEGLSFGYPDPAAGWALSAALLQSLAEQIQHERSLKSDFTIDLTHEIALFIWEERNGLELTDVPEFCTELKDACATTFTTYLPHCGDPVSKKELFVAVKTCQKFHSERISVVKATWEKDAGSLEYYSDVTDPSIPTISLGVANTERGHCGKTFALLKRFLTPAVPQTDWLLIVDDDTLISLPRLRRLLRCYDPKEPLVLGERYGYALVHNGYSYTTGGGGIVLSRPAVSKLLSSGCGCFSDDAPDDMVLGRCFTSLRIPITNSPLFHQGRLNDYSETLMSLQEAVSFHKHWNIDPVAVYEHWLKDAVLHEEL from the exons ATGTGGGTCTCTTACATGATTAACGGATATAAAGTGGTCGTTGTGTTCCTGCTTTTGCTCG GTCTGTCTgctgtagacacacacacaggtgattCTCAT GCTGAGGAGCTCCAGGAGCACTCTGTGCACAGATCAGTTG GACTAGATGAGGTGGTGATTGTGATTCAGAGTCAGAGGAACTCGTTCCATGCCAGACGTGGAGGCCAGAGAAAGGTGGAAATTCTGCAGGAGGCCTTAAATCTGGGTCAG GAAATTCCCACGGTTCTGCTTCTACACGAGCTGTCAGAGTACGAAGGGGACTGGAGTATTATCCCTGTGCTCCCCCA TCTCTCGGCTACACGCAGCCAATCAGCTTCCTGGTTTGTCTTCATAGAGGAGGAAACCAAAGTCACACTTCCTGCTCTGCTGCAGGTCCTCAGCAGATATCAAGACAAGAaa GAATGGTTTCTGGGTAAGCGTCTCCATGACAACGAGGCTTCCATCATTCACCATTATGCATTTTCTGAAGGCCTTTCCTTTGGTTaccccgaccctgctgctggtTGGGCTCTCAGTGCTGCGCTGCTACAGAG TCTTGCTGAGCAGATCCAACACGAAAGAAGCCTTAAGTCTGATTTTACCATTGACTTGACACATGAG aTTGCTTTGTTCATTTGGGAGGAGAGGAACGGTTTAGAGCTGACGGATGTTCCAGAATTTTGTACCGAGCTGAAAGATGCTTGTGCCACCACATTTACCACCTACCTGCCCCACTGT GGAGATCCAGTCTCCAAGAAGGAATTGTTTGTGGCTGTGAAAACTTGCCAGAAGTTCCACTCAGAGCGAA TTTCTGTTGTGAAGGCAACATGGGAGAAAGATGCTGGATCTTTAGAGTATTACAGCGATGTCACTGATCCCTCCATTCCTACCATTAGTCTGGGAGTAGCCAACACAGAGAGAG GACACTGTGGGAAGACGTTTGCACTTTTAAAGCGTTTCCTGACTCCAGCTGTACCACAGACGGACTGGCTGCTTATTGTCGATGATGATACTCTCATCAG TTTACCTCGATTGCGGCGACTTCTACGTTGTTATGATCCAAAAGAGCCGTTGGTCCTGGGAGAGAGATACGGCTACGCTTTGGTTCATAACGGCTACAGCTACACTACAGGAGGTGGAGG gattgTCCTCAGTAGACCTGCCGTGTCTAAGCTGCTTTCTAGTGGTTGTGGGTGTTTCAGCGACGATGCTCCTGACGACATGGTACTCGGCAGGTGCTTCACTTCCCTCCGAATCCCCATCACAAACAGTCCACTGTTTCACCAG GGACGACTGAACGACTACTCTGAAACGCTGATGTCCCTGCAGGAGGCCGTCTCCTTCCACAAACACTGGAATATAGACCCTGTGGCTGTTTATGAACACTGGCTGAAGGACGCTGTCCTTCATGAGGAGTTGTAG